The proteins below come from a single Iocasia fonsfrigidae genomic window:
- a CDS encoding DUF951 domain-containing protein, producing the protein MDNREYEIGDLVRFRKKHPCGGDTWEITRIGMDFKAKCTTCGRLIMLPRRKFDKSVKEKVMESENK; encoded by the coding sequence ATGGATAATAGGGAATATGAAATAGGTGATTTAGTTCGTTTTAGGAAAAAACACCCCTGTGGAGGAGACACCTGGGAGATAACCAGAATAGGTATGGATTTCAAGGCAAAATGCACTACCTGTGGTAGGTTAATAATGCTACCCAGGAGAAAGTTTGACAAGAGTGTTAAGGAGAAAGTAATGGAGAGTGAAAATAAATGA